The proteins below are encoded in one region of Hordeum vulgare subsp. vulgare chromosome 3H, MorexV3_pseudomolecules_assembly, whole genome shotgun sequence:
- the LOC123444956 gene encoding ankyrin repeat-containing protein NPR4 gives MLPEIREEGGVGTSATKAMSASLSGKRGRYVRQVTGRHNDTDLHVAARAGDAAALRRALDEAAVVVAAGEAGEGLEAVRRAVAAEANEAGETPLLAAAEKGHLEVVVELLRHLDAHGVAAKNRSGYDALHVAAREGHHAVVQEMLCHDRMAAKTFGPANTTPLISAATRGHAEVVKLLLEQDDFGLGEMAKDNGKNALHFAARQGHMEIVKALLEKDPQLARRNDKKGQTALHMAVKGTNCDVLRALVDADPAIVMLPDKNGNTALHVATRKKRAEIVIVLLRLPDTHVNALNRDHKTAFDIAEGLPHCEESSDIKDILSQHGALRSRELNQPRDELRKTVTEIKKDVHTQLEQTRKTNKNVHGIAKELRKLHREGINNATNSVTVVAVLFATVAFAAIFTVPGGNENNGVAIVVQTASFRIFFIFNAIALFTSLAVVVVQITVVRGETKSERKVVEVINKLMWLASICTTISFIASCYIVLGRHFQWAAILVSLIGGVTMTGVLGTMTYYVVKSKRMRKIRKKEKMSRRSGSSSWIDNTEISETELNQVYAL, from the exons ATGTTGCCCGAGATCCGCGAAG AGGGCGGCGTGGGCACGAGCGCGACCAAGGCGATGTCGGCGTCGCTGAGCGGGAAGCGGGGCCGGTACGTGCGGCAGGTGACGGGCCGGCACAACGACACCGACCTGCACGTCGCGGCGCGGGCCGGGGACGCCGCGGCGCTGCGCCGCGCGTTGGACGAGGCGGCGGTGGTCGTGGCGGCGGGGGAGGCAGGGGAGGGGCTGGAGGCGGTCCGCCGCGCCGTGGCCGCGGAGGCCAACGAGGCCGGGGAGACGCCGCTCCTGGCCGCCGCGGAGAAGGGCCACCtcgaggtggtggtggagctgctcCGGCACCTCGACGCACATGGCGTCGCCGCGAAGAACAGGTCGGGGTACGACGCGCTGCACGTCGCGGCGAGAGAAGGGCATCATG CTGTTGTGCAGGAAATGTTATGTCACGATAGGATGGCTGCCAAAACATTTGGCCCTGCAAATACTACTCCGCTTATATCAGCAGCTACAAGGGGACATGCTGAAGTTGTCAAACTGTTATTAGAACAAGATGATTTTGGATTGGGGGAAATGGCCAAAGATAATGGCAAAAATGCTTTACATTTTGCTGCTCGACAGGGACATATGGAAATTGTTAAAGCATTACTTGAGAAAGATCCACAGCTAGCAAGACGAAatgacaagaaaggtcaaacggcTCTGCATATGGCTGTGAAAGGAACTAACTGTGATGTTCTTAGAGCACTTGTCGATGCTGATCCAGCAATTGTAATGCTGCCAGACAAAAATGGAAACACTGCCCTGCATGTAGCAACAAGGAAAAAGCGAGCAGAG ATAGTTATTGTTCTTTTGCGGCTACCAGATACCCATGTCAATGCACTGAACAGAGATCACAAGACTGCTTTTGATATAGCTGAAGGGTTGCCACATTGTGAGGAGTCGTCTGATATTAAGGATATTTTATCTCAACATGGCGCTCTCAGATCTAGAGAGCTAAATCAGCCTCGAGATGAGCTCCGGAAGACAGTGACAGAGATCAAGAAAGATGTCCACACACAGCTCGAACAGACAAGAAAAACTAACAAAAATGTGCATGGCATTGCTAAGGAACTAAGAAAGTTGCACAGAGAAGGCATCAATAATGCAACGAACTCTGTAACTGTTGTTGCGGtgctttttgctactgttgcttTTGCAGCTATATTCACTGTACCTGGTGGAAATGAAAACAATGGAGTTGCTATTGTTGTCCAGACTGCCTCCTTTAGGATATTCTTCATCTTTAATGCCATAGCACTGTTTACATCATTGGCGGTGGTCGTGGTTCAAATAACAGTTGTCAGGGGAGAAACCAAGTCTGAGCGAAAGGTTGTTGAGGTGATCAACAAGCTTATGTGGCTTGCATCAATTTGCACAACCATTTCTTTCATCGCCTCATGCTATATTGTGCTAGGCCGCCATTTCCAATGGGCAGCAATACTGGTTAGTTTGATAGGTGGTGTTACAATGACTGGTGTTCTTGGTACAATGACTTACTATGTGGTGAAATCAAAGCGCATGAGGAAGatcagaaaaaaagagaagatgtCAAGGAGAAGCGGCTCAAGCTCCTGGATTGACAATACTGAAATCTCAGAGACTGAGCTTAATCAAGTGTATGCCTTGTAA
- the LOC123440552 gene encoding probable membrane-associated kinase regulator 4: MARHGPQIHDQPLQEEDYIDMELSSPAAAEVVTNTASLLCYTTAMAASPQQSREFEFHMSAPIDHWEPVASPADELFYKGKLLPLHLPPRIQMVERLLEIAADKGLLSASTAPTTPYQSCQVSPANSCYASGELNAEQYFNECTSDSIAAAEVEALAACEKKPWSKKLKFIRNLNLGLKLKASKAYLKTIFAAKAGDPEDKGGAPRANEFSTTHVKSWRKNPFGQIRSNRYTTSPISNSATLVGKLKEDECGHRRSFSSVIIRYSSSNKTSSASSSSSSSSNSSSYIPSSNDSGLGPVLRRSSSASSEMDNPIQGAIAYCKKSQQLASVRKSASDAGFRFMSSSVSKIAAESEDAEDILEICRRL, encoded by the coding sequence ATGGCAAGACATGGCCCCCAAATCCATGACCAACCACTCCAAGAAGAGGACTACATAGACATGGAGCTGAGCTCACCTGCAGCTGCAGAGGTGGTCACCAATACAGCAAGCTTGCTTTGCTACACCACAGCCATGGCAGCCTCCCCCCAGCAGTCAAGGGAGTTTGAGTTCCACATGTCAGCTCCCATTGACCACTGGGAGCCCGTGGCATCACCAGCAGATGAGCTCTTCTACAAGGGCAAGCTGCTACCGCTCCATCTTCCACCACGCATCCAAATGGTTGAAAGGCTCCTCGAGATCGCGGCTGACAAGGGCCTCCTCTccgcgagcactgcaccgacgaCACCATACCagtcgtgccaagtttcaccagcAAATTCATGTTATGCAAGTGGTGAGCTCAACGCAGAGCAGTACTTCAATGAGTGCACATCCGACAGTATTGCTGCTGCTGAGGTGGAAGCACTAGCAGCATGCGAAAAGAAGCCATGGTCCaagaagctcaagttcatcaGAAATCTCAACCTTGGTCTGAAGCTCAAGGCATCGAAGGCTTATCTCAAGACAATATTTGCCGCTAAAGCGGGTGATCCAGAGGacaagggtggtgcaccaagaGCAAATGAGTTCTCCACTACCCATGTCAAGAGTTGGAGGAAGAACCCATTTGGCCAGATCAGAAGCAACAGGTACACAACCTCGCCCATCAGCAACAGTGCCACACTGGTAGGGAAGCTTAAAGAAGATGAGTGTGGCCATAGGAGGTCATTCTCCAGTGTCATTATCCGATATTCGTCATCAAACAAGACATCATCTGCctcatcatcgtcatcctcgtcgtcaaatTCATCCTCCTACATCCCAAGCTCAAATGACTCTGGTTTGGGGCCAGTGCTCAGGAGGAGCAGCAGTGCAAGCTCGGAGATGGATAATCCAATCCAGGGTGCAATAGCATACTGCAAGAAGTCGCAGCAACTGGCCTCCGTGAGGAAGAGTGCAAGTGATGCAGGTTTCAGGTTCATGTCATCATCGGTGTCGAAGATAGCTGCAGAATCTGAAGATGCAGAAGACATTCTTGAGATTTGCAGAAGACTGTAG